The genome window CTAGAGAGAATGCCGATTACTTATTGACGGCAGCCTTGACGAAGTCAACAGCCTGCTGAACCGTGCGGAGGTTTTCCTGCTCGGTGTCAGGGATTTCAATGCCGAAAGCGTCCTCGAGAGCGAGGGACATTTCAACGGTGGTCAGGCTGTCGGCGCCGAGGTCTTCGATGAAGGAGGATTCGTTCTTGATGTCCTCTTCCTTGATGCCAAGCTGTTCGGCGATGATCTTCTTGACCTTCTGTTCGATTTCGTCCATTTTTAATTTCACTCCGTAGGGGTTGATTTCACTTTGGGAAAACCCCGTGCTTATGGAGCAGGCAGGGTTGAAAAAAAGTTTATCCGATGATTTTAGCAAAAGCGTATCTGCGGTGCTTTTGAAAATCAGCCCATAAACATGCCGCCGTTCACATGGAGCGTAACGCCCGTCAGATAGGCGCCCGCAGGCGATGCAAGGTAGAGGCAGGCATTGGCGATGTCATCCGTTTGACCGAGGCGGCCGAGGGCAATCTGCTTGAGGAGCGCTTCACGATGATCCTCAGGAAGATCCTTGGTCATATCGGTATCAATGAAGCCGGGGGCAACGCAGTTGACCGTCACGCCGCGGGAGCCGATTTCGCGCGCCAGGGCTTTGGTCATGCCCATGAGGCCGGCCTTGGCTGCCGCATAGTTGACCTGACCGGCATTGCCCATGGCTCCGACAACGGATCCCATGGAGATAATGCGGCCGGAGCGCTGCTTCATCATCGGACGAACGCAGGCGCGCGCAAGCCGGAAGGCTGCCGTCAGATCCGTTTCAATCACGTCTTCCCAGGCGTCGTCCTTCATGCGAAGAACGAGGTCATCCTTCGTAATGCCGGCATTATTGACGAGAATGTCGATTCTGCCCTTCTCCTTCACGATGTCGGTCACTGCCTTCTGAGAAGCCGCCGCATCGCAGACATTAAGCACAATGCCCTTGCCCGATCCGCCGAGCGCTTCTGCGCGCTCTGTAATCTTCTGCGCGCCCGCTTCCGAGGTCGCCGTTCCGACAACGTAGGCGCCTGCCTTCATGAAGGCTTCCATCACCGCAGCGCCGATGCCGCGGGAAGCACCCGTCACAAGCGCCACCTGGCCGGCGAGAGCATCGGCCGCGAAAATCATCTTTTCCATGTTCGTTCCTTGAG of Sutterella faecalis contains these proteins:
- the acpP gene encoding acyl carrier protein, whose amino-acid sequence is MDEIEQKVKKIIAEQLGIKEEDIKNESSFIEDLGADSLTTVEMSLALEDAFGIEIPDTEQENLRTVQQAVDFVKAAVNK
- the fabG gene encoding 3-oxoacyl-ACP reductase FabG, which translates into the protein MEKMIFAADALAGQVALVTGASRGIGAAVMEAFMKAGAYVVGTATSEAGAQKITERAEALGGSGKGIVLNVCDAAASQKAVTDIVKEKGRIDILVNNAGITKDDLVLRMKDDAWEDVIETDLTAAFRLARACVRPMMKQRSGRIISMGSVVGAMGNAGQVNYAAAKAGLMGMTKALAREIGSRGVTVNCVAPGFIDTDMTKDLPEDHREALLKQIALGRLGQTDDIANACLYLASPAGAYLTGVTLHVNGGMFMG